The proteins below come from a single Triticum aestivum cultivar Chinese Spring chromosome 5D, IWGSC CS RefSeq v2.1, whole genome shotgun sequence genomic window:
- the LOC123122813 gene encoding uncharacterized protein, with product MRLNGLEQNPMPGIEDALMKDSPKASSLEVEKPSLGDVDVLGSGGPTLTGKKRKDVPAGENGGVAKRVLRSDTMKLHVDAEPEGEAAATDVSEGDALEKTDCDATAGDSLEKTNCEATVGDSLEKTNCEATAGDSLEKTNCEAVAEEGRSGAQTDDASKGDEHMDEVPVEVDDAIEVPAKCSQDNVESAGIAQENGLDNQKSNFESDDKKVKADEKIYSATREEENVSGTSGGSTDDSQENKGANGPCQGEVIDPSAAAKDDELFIDVSRNNPTSASEPVQQDGNVVRTEGMVLQSGDQRVEKHCHDDDVHKDTEASLNGNGRCVADNNIALTDCTNHKEGLGSPVGGTKGVSTPDIVFIRRKSLTRNTCEMKQVKHEEEEVQFERRVTRSSTIKQREASGSSCKSSANAASMESKGRKEDVVHHYTRKVSNTASLKADHTEPAKRGTNTKKNTPNGKITAQRKSGVTGNDYPANITENKASATEIKINSKPQPSMRSGNIAKATTKDAVSLVDQNVCSSAITEKNDTELTDSEGVRSENKTAVPKSPLSVGAKIVASKKRMLESGLDKIAGGSPVETPSMKKTRSTSHTELDQSKKSSGKMLTEKNSGPDKKDILIKRQHHSRAAELSRSVDPSNKDACKLLHNGSDVDGTDIIITHKRNCRGRRERDAPAVPIKQEYSSESEEVIVVRKDRRKSKDPVHKQRSGSRPNRSSGSPKASCSKGNSNAEYGSRAKSGNPGEPTGRFELKRQISEQIKTILLDAGWKIDLRPRNGRNYWDSVYIPPSGKGSYWSITKAYAMYESMQSEQKDKATSENLSKKSPGSPGKTGVSMGSSLPQEILSKLKRVVVNKRKTKIELQKLKKRKHGLLKNSKNSKGRPKEKKKKISKERKKRGGCALLARGSNQEAGSSNGFAPYEWKRTVFSWLIDLDVLSVNTRLKCMDESRSKVLLEGLITRDGINCSCCSKVVTVLEFVAHAGGQLSKPYRNILVDGLDNDLLHCLISAWDKQSDSERQAFFPVSTEGDDPNDDTCGICGDGGNLICCDGCPSTFHMSCLELEELPSDDWRCANCSCKFCQEHLNHDAPDNAEVDSLHSCSQCEEKYHPACSPETEDLSSVSNQAGNHFCQQSCRLLFEELQNLLAVKKDLEPEFACRIIQCSHEDAPETVLDLDGRVECNSKIAVALSLMDECFLPIVDQRTGINLIRNVVYNCGSNFLRLDFRGFYIFILERGDEIVSAASVRIHGTKLAEMPFIGTRHMYRRQGMCRRLLDGIEMILSSLKVEKLIIPAINELVDTWTSKFGFSPLEASDKQEVKSINMLVFPGTGLLQKPLLNKQASPQEHPGSEGDADAETQGSEVMDQLNSSKEDAGSCKD from the exons ATGAGGCTTAACGGTTTGGAGCAAAACCCGATGCCAGGAATAGAAGACGCCCTGATGAAGGACTCGCCCAAAGCTTCCTCCTTGGAGGTGGAAAAACCTTCCCTTGGTGATGTTGACGTTCTCGGCAGCGGAGGGCCCACGCTtacggggaagaagaggaaggatgtTCCTGCGGGCGAGAATGGCGGCGTGGCAAAGCGAGTGCTCAGGTCGGACACCATGAAGCTGCATGTGGATGCTGAGCCCGAGGGTGAAGCCGCCGCCACGGATGTGAGCGAGGGTGACGCTTTGGAGAAGACTGACTGTGACGCTACTGCGGGTGACAGTCTGGAGAAGACTAACTGCGAGGCTACTGTGGGTGACAGTCTGGAGAAGACTAACTGCGAGGCTACTGCGGGTGACAGTCTGGAGAAGACTAACTGTGAGGCTGTTGCAGAGGAAGGCAGAAGCGGGGCGCAGACAGACGACGCTTCTAAAGGTGATGAGCACATGGATGAGGTTCCAGTGGAAGTGGATGATGCTATAGAAGTGCCAGCTAAGTGTTCTCAGGATAATGTGGAAAGTGCCGGTATTGCTCAAGAGAATGGCTTAGACAACCAAAAAAGCAATTTTGAATCTGATGATAAGAAAGTGAAGGCAGACGAGAAGATTTACTCTGCAACTCGGGAGGAGGAGAATGTGTCTGGAACAAGTGGGGGTAGTACTGATGACTCCCAGGAAAACAAGGGTGCCAATGGACCTTGCCAGGGGGAGGTCATAGACCCATCAGCTGCAGCAAAAGACGATGAACTGTTCATTGATGTAAGCAGAAACAACCCTACTAGCGCATCAGAACCTGTTCAGCAGGATGGTAATGTTGTGCGTACTGAGGGAATGGTACTCCAGAGTGGTGATCAGAGAGTTGAGAAGCATTGTCACGATGATGATGTACATAAAGACACTGAAGCTTCTCTAAATGGTAATGGAAGATGTGTGGCTGATAACAACATCGCATTAACTGATTGCACTAACCATAAAGAGGGCTTAGGTAGCCCTGTAGGCGGAACCAAGGGGGTTTCGACTCCTGACATTGTATTTATAAGGAGAAAGTCGTTAACCAGAAACACATGTGAAATGAAGCAGGTGAAACATGAAGAGGAGGAGGTTCAGTTTGAGAGGAGAGTGACAAGGTCATCTACAATTAAACAAAGAGAAGCTTCTGGAAGCTCATGCAAAAGTAGTGCAAACGCGGCTAGCATGGAAAGCAAGGGGAGAAAGGAAGATGTTGTTCATCATTATACAAGGAAAGTGAGCAATACTGCATCCTTAAAAGCTGACCACACTGAACCTGCTAAACGTGGAACCAACACAAAGAAGAACACACCAAATGGAAAGATTACTGCTCAAAGAAAATCAGGTGTTACTGGTAATGATTATCCTGCAAATATCACAGAGAACAAGGCATCAGCAACAGAGATAAAGATCAATTCGAAGCCACAGCCGTCCATGAGAAGTGGCAACATTGCCAAGGCAACAACAAAAGACGCAGTTTCTCTGGTGGATCAGAATGTCTGTAGTTCAGCTATCACTGAAAAGAATGATACAGAGCTAACAGATTCGGAAGGAGTTAGATCTGAAAACAAGACTGCCGTGCCGAAGTCACCATTATCAGTTGGTGCTAAGATTGTTGCCAGCAAGAAGAGGATGTTGGAATCAGGTCTTGATAAAATCGCTGGAGGGTCACCAGTTGAGACGCCATCCATGAAAAAGACAAGAAGTACTTCTCACACCGAGTTAGATCAATCAAAGAAGTCTTCTGGGAAGATGCTTACAGAGAAGAACTCCGGTCCAGACAAAAAAGATATTTTGATAAAACGGCAGCATCACAGTCGAGCAGCTGAGTTGAGCAGATCTGTTGACCCCTCTAATAAAGATGCCTGCAAGCTTTTACATAATGGATCTGATGTTGATGGAACTGACATCATCATTACCCACAAGAGAAATTGTAGAGGGCGCAGAGAACGTGATGCTCCTGCTGTCCCGATAAAACAAGAGTATTCTAGTGAATCTGAGGAAGTTATTGTCGTGAGAAAAGACAGGCGAAAAAGTAAAGATCCAGTGCATAAACAAAGGTCTGGATCTAGACCAAACCGTTCTTCTGGTTCTCCCAAAGCAAGTTGTTCCAAAGGCAATAGCAACGCAGAATATGGCTCCAGAGCAAAATCTGGAAACCCAGGTGAACCAACAGGCCGTTTTGAACTAAAGCGTCAAATAAGTGAACAGATAAAGACCATACTTCTGGATGCTGGTTGGAAGATTGATCTGAGACCCAGGAATGGCAGAAATTATTGGGACTCTGTCTATATACCTCCAAGTGGTAAAGGATCTTACTGGTCAATCACAAAAGCATACGCAATGTATGAAAGTATGCAATCTGAGCAGAAGGACAAAGCTACAAGCGAGAATTTATCAAAGAAATCTCCGGGCAGCCCTGGCAAAACGGGTGTTTCTATGGGTAGTTCTTTACCACAGGAGATTCTCAGCAAATTAAAAAGAGTAGTTGTTAACAAGCGAAAAACCAAAATTGAGCTTCAGAAGTTAAAAAAGAGGAAGCATGGCTTGCTAAAGAACTCTAAAAATTCAAAGGGCAGGccaaaggaaaagaagaagaagatttcaaAGGAAAGAAAAAAGCGAGGCGGTTGTGCTCTACTCGCTCGTGGATCAAATCAGGAGGCTGGAAGCAGCAATGGTTTTGCTCCATATGAATGGAAACGCACAGTTTTCTCCTGGTTGATTGATCTGGATGTTCTATCCGTCAACACTAGACTGAAATGCATGGATGAAAGCCGCTCAAAAGTTCTGCTAGAGGGTTTAATCACCAGGGATGGAATTAACTGTAGCTGCTGTAGCAAGGTTGTCACAGTACTCGAATTTGTGGCTCATGCTGGTGGTCAACTGAGCAAACCATACAGGAATATACTTGTGGATGGGCTGGACAATGACCTTTTGCATTGTCTCATTAGTGCATGGGACAAGCAGTCTGATTCTGAAAGACAGGCTTTTTTCCCTGTTAGCACTGAGGGTGATGATCCCAATGACGACACATGTGGTATTTGTGGTGATGGAGGCAATTTGATCTGCTGTGACGGATGCCCCTCAACATTCCACATGAGTTGCCTAGAACTCGAG GAACTTCCATCTGATGATTGGCGTTGTGCAAACTGTTCCTGTAAATTTTGTCAGGAGCATTTGAATCATGATGCTCCAGACAATGCTGAAGTTGATTCATTACATTCTTGTTCCCAATGCGAGGAGAAAT ATCACCCAGCTTGCTCTCCTGAGACTGAGGACCTATCCAGTGTCTCCAATCAGGCAGGAAATCATTTTTGCCAACAAAGTTGCAGACTG CTGTTTGAGGAATTGCAGAATCTTCTTGCGGTCAAGAAGGATCTTGAACCTGAATTTGCATGCAGAATTATTCAGTGCAGCCATGAAGATGCACCAGAAACAGTTCTTGATTTGGATGGAAGGGTCGAGTGTAATTCCAAGATTGCAGTTGCTCTTTCACTGATGGATGAGTGCTTTCTTCCTATTGTTGACCAAAGAACTGGCATCAACTTGATACGTAATGTTGTGTACAACTGTGG GTCAAATTTTCTCCGGCTGGATTTCCGTGGATTTTATATCTTTATTTTGGAGCGTGGAGATGAAATAGTATCTGCAGCATCAGTCAG